From a region of the Candidatus Sysuiplasma acidicola genome:
- the ilvC gene encoding ketol-acid reductoisomerase, translating to MVNAYYDKDADMGVLKGKRVAVIGYGIQGRAQALNLRDSGVDVTVGLRKSGDSWKIAESDGFAPVTVPDAVRSADIVMMLIPDEVQSDVYANDIAKYLKKGMTLEFGHGFNIHFRRIVPPEGVDVIMVAPKGPGAMVRNTYLQGFGTPSLVAVEKDYSGNAFNVALAIARGIGSTRAGVIRTTFKEETETDNFGEQVVLCGGVAELIGKAFKLLVSSGYQPEVAYFEVLHELKLIVDLIQTGGIENMWDNVSNTAEYGGRTRGSRVIDDHVVGNMEKILSEIRDGSFAEEWMNEYYREMPTLRKKRDEAQKEHIEEVGRELRSLFVKKNSE from the coding sequence ATGGTCAATGCATATTACGATAAGGATGCAGATATGGGTGTTCTGAAGGGTAAGAGAGTTGCAGTCATAGGATATGGCATACAGGGGAGGGCGCAGGCGCTCAATCTCAGAGATTCAGGCGTCGACGTCACAGTTGGACTCAGGAAGAGCGGTGACAGCTGGAAGATAGCCGAATCGGATGGATTCGCACCGGTGACGGTGCCTGATGCAGTCAGGTCCGCAGACATAGTGATGATGCTCATACCGGATGAGGTGCAGTCTGACGTCTACGCGAACGATATCGCGAAATACCTGAAAAAGGGCATGACACTGGAGTTCGGTCACGGTTTCAACATACATTTCCGCAGGATAGTGCCGCCAGAGGGGGTCGATGTCATCATGGTCGCGCCGAAAGGACCCGGAGCGATGGTGAGGAACACATATCTTCAGGGTTTCGGCACGCCTTCACTCGTCGCCGTCGAGAAGGACTACTCGGGAAATGCGTTCAACGTCGCGCTTGCGATTGCGAGGGGCATAGGGTCAACAAGAGCAGGCGTCATCAGGACGACATTCAAGGAGGAGACAGAGACAGACAATTTCGGCGAGCAGGTCGTCTTGTGCGGCGGAGTGGCGGAACTCATAGGAAAGGCATTCAAACTGCTTGTTTCCAGCGGTTACCAGCCTGAAGTTGCTTATTTCGAGGTGCTGCATGAGCTCAAGCTGATTGTCGATTTGATTCAGACCGGCGGAATAGAGAACATGTGGGATAATGTGAGCAACACTGCGGAGTACGGCGGACGGACCAGAGGTTCACGCGTGATTGACGATCACGTGGTTGGCAATATGGAAAAAATACTGTCCGAAATCAGGGACGGCAGCTTCGCGGAAGAGTGGATGAACGAATATTACAGAGAGATGCCCACACTCAGGAAGAAGAGGGACGAAGCACAGAAGGAGCATATTGAGGAAGTCGGCAGGGAGCTGAGGAGCCTTTTTGTGAAAAAAAACAGTGAATGA